The Roseomonas haemaphysalidis genome segment GAGCTGCCGGCTGCGCGGCGCGCTGGTGCAGCCCGAAGCCGGACCGGTGGCGCTGCTGATCACCGAACGCTGCCGCGGCGGCGGCGAAAGCTTCGCCAACCGCTTCTGGGCGGACCCGCAAACGGGCGGGATCTACCGTTCCGAGCAGTGGATCGGGCCGCAGGGGCCCATGTGGGTGGAGGTGGTCAACCCGCCCGCCAGCTGAGCCCGGCGCGCCGCGCGCGCCGCGCGACGTAGCCCAGCCACAGCAGCTGCAGCAGCAGGGGCGGCAGGATGACCAGCGGCTTGGCCCAGGTGGGCAGCTCCGTGAAGCCCAGCGCCAGCCCGCCCTGCAGCAGCGCGAAGCCCGCGTGCAATGCCGCCACCGCCGGCACCGGCAGGCCGCCGCGCTGCGCCATCTGGTAGATGTGCGTGCGGTGGGGGGTGCTGATGCGCTCGCCCATCCAGGCGCGGCGCAGGATGGTGAAGCCGGTGTCGAACAGCAGCGCGAACAGCAGCAGCGGCACCAGCAGGAAGGACAGCTGCGCGCTGTCGAACTGTGCCGCCGCCACCCCCAGCACCGCCAGGATGAAGCCCAGGAACTGGCTGCCGACGTCGCCCATGAAGATGCGCGCCGGCGGCAGGTTGAAGGGCAGAAAGCCCGCGATGCCGGCCGCCAGGATCAGGCATGCGGCGTAGATGAACCAGCCGCCCTGCGTGGCCGCGATCACCGCCAGCACCACCGCCGCCACCAGCGCCACGCCGCCCACCAGCGAATCCAGCCCGTCCATGAAGTTCACGGCATTGGTGCAGGCGACGATCCAGAACACCGTCAGCAGCGGGCCGAGCCAGCCCAGTTCCACCACGCCGATCCAGGGCAGCGCCACCTTGCTGACCACCAGCCCGCTGGCCACGGCCACCAGCGCCGCCCCCGCCTGGGCGCCCAGCTTCACCACGAAGCGGAAGTCCCGGACGTCGTCGGCCAGCGCCACGGCGGCGATGGCGACGCCGGCCAGAATGACGCCGATGAACTTGGTGTCCGCCACCCGCGCGAAGCGCGCGGTCAGGAACAGCACCAGCATGCCAAGGATAAAGGCACCGACGATGCCCACCCCGCCGCCCTTGGGCGTGGGCCGCGCATGCGCCTTGCGGTGGTCGGGATGGTCCAGGATGGGGCACGCGATCATCAGCCGCACCAGCAGCGCGGAGCACCCGGCCAGGACGGTGGCGAACACCAGGTGTTCCAGGATGGCTTGGCCGGTCATGGGCAGAACGTCGGGCTCCGGAAGGGCGGGAGGCGCCATGAGCCACAGGGGGGGTGGTTCGTCAAATCAGGGGGATGGGAGGCGGCCGGGGGGCATTCCTGCCGCCGGCCTTCCGCCCCTCACCGCAGCCGCCCCGCCTCCAGGCTGGCATAGATGTCGCCGCTGTTGGCCCGCATCGGCAGGCCGTTCAGCCAGTCCGCCATCGCCGCCGCCTCCACTGGCTCCGGCAAGGCGAAGCGCATGGCCTCGCCCAGGCAGGCGTTGAAGCGATAGGCACCCAGCGCCGCGACGGCCGCCAGCGCCTGCAGCCCCACGTCGCGCTGGATCAGCGTGAACTCGAAGGACAACGCGCGCACCGGGCGCGACAGGCCGGCCAGTGCCGCGGCCTCGAAGCCTTCCACGTCGATCTTCAGGAAGTCCGGCAGGCCATGGCGGCCGGCCAGCGCGTCCAGCGTGGTGACGGGCAGGGTGATGGCGCCGTCCCAGCGCTGGTCGTCCCAGCCCGGCGCGCCGGCGGCGGCGGCCAGAAAGGCGCCGGAGGCGGTGGCCACGGTGGGGTTGGCGGCGTTCAGGTGCAGCACCGCCTCGCCCGGTTCGGCCCCCACCAGCGTCTGCGCCAGCGCCACGCCGGGGTCGCGGCCGAACAGCAGGCGCAACAGCCGGGCCAGGCGCGGCTGCGGCTCCACCGCCAGCGCCCGGGCGCCGAGGCGGCGGAAGCTGGCGGTGCGGTCCCCCACATGGGCGCCCACGTCGAAGCCCAGTTCCCCCGGGGCGAGGAAGCGGGCGTGAAAGGCATCCAGCGCCTGCGCGCGGCCAGGGGCGTAGTAGGTGCGCAGCGAATGGCGCAGCGCGCCGTTCATCCGCGGAACACCAGGGCGGCGCCGCCGGCCAGCGCGGGCGGCACCAGGATGCCGCCGCCGGGAGCCTTGCCGGTGGCCATTCCGGCCAGCCGGTGCGCCGCGGCGCGGTTGCCGTCATCGGTGCGGACCACGAAGCCGGCGATGAACGGCAGCGCCGGCGGCACCACGCCAGGCAGCACGGCGTCCAGCGCCTCGGGTGGCAGGATGCGCAGGCTGCCGGTACCGAGCGGCAGGGCGAAGCCGCCCGCCGGGTCCGGCTGCAGCACGCCGCCGGTCAGGCGGGACAGCCGCGCCGCCGTCTCCGCCGGGGCGGGCACCGCCAGGATCGCCTGTTCCAGCGCCACGGCGCGGTTGGGGTGGGTCAGCCAGCGCTCCTGCCACAGCAGTTCCGGCGTGTGGTGCTGGATGAGTTGCAGGCGGCCTTCCGGCGCGGCCGGCACCGGCAGGCGGGAAAAGCGGGCCAGCGGGCCGTCCGGCGCCGCGTCGTCCAGCGGGCGCTGCAGCGGCGCGACGCCGGGGATATCCATCCCCGCGCGGCGCAGCCGGGGCAGCTCGGCCTCGGCATCGGCCACGCCGAAGGCCAGGATGTGCAATCCCTCGTAGCGCGCCAGCAGGGCAGACAGGCCGTTGTCGAACAGTGCTGGCTCGATCAGCCCCAGCAGCTCCAGGTAGCCCTGGCGCAGCATGGCGCAGCGGTTGCCGGTGCCCAGCCGTTCCGGCGGCAGGCCCGGCGCGCGCGGGCCGGACTGCCGCGCCACCGGCGTCAACAGAAAGCCCAGTCGCTCATAAGCCGCCCACAGCGCCTCGGGGCGCGACGAGCAGACGCCGACGTGGTCGAGGACCGCGCCGCTCACGGCTCGTACTTCGCCAGCTTCCACTCGGCCGGCTCGCGTGCCGCCTCGTCGTACCAGCGCTGCATCAGGGGGTGCGCCCGCACGGCGGCCATGTAGGCGCGCGCCTCGGCGGAAACCTCCGGCCCCCAGGTCAGAAAACGGCACACCACGGGGGCATACATCACGTCCGCCCCGCCGAACTCCGCGCCGAACAGGAAGGGACCACCGGAGGCCGCCAGCGCGTCCCGCCAGATGGCGTCGATGCGCGCGATGTCGGCCAGCGCCTCGGGCGGGGCGGTGCTGCCGTCGCGGGTGTTCAGGATGGTCATGGGCATGGCCATGCGCAGCGCGCGGAAGCCGGCATGCATCTCGGCCGCGATGCTGCGGGCCTGCGCCCGCGCCCTGCGGTCCGCGGGCCAAAGGTGCGGCGCGAACTCGGCGCAGTATTCCAGGATGGCGAGGCTTTCCCAGACCTTCGCCCCCTGGTGCTCCAGGTACGGCACCAGCCCCGCCGGCGTCGCGTCCTTGATGGAGCTGGTGGCGCCGCCGGCCAGCGGGATCAGCACCTCCTCGACATCCAGCTTCGCCAGGTGCACCGCCAGCCAGCCGCGCAGCGACCAGGAGGAATACATCTTGGTGCCGATCACCAGCCTGCCGTCCGCCATCGCCCTGATCCTTTTCGCGTGTCGTTCATGGAAAGGGTAGAGCAGAAGGCCGGGGGAAAGAATTCCCCTGGACCCCCATCTTTTTTCTGATTTGATTTGAATGCGGACTGGGGGGACGACCGGTGCGCTGAACCCCCAACGGCCGGAATTCAAAAGAAAGATGGGGGTCCGGGGGATTTCTTTCCCCCGGCCTTGCTTGTGCGGCCGCAGTCGCAGCGCCACCATCCGCCGCAGAGATGATCCCCTCCGGAGACTGATCCCCCATGCGTCGTCGTGACCTGGCCCGCGCGGCCCTCGCCCTGCCCTTTGCGGCCCCTGCCCTGTCCAGCACCGCGCGGGCGCAGGCGCCGGCCGCCGGGGGGCTGCTGAACATCGCCATCGGCGGCGGCATCACCTCCATCGACCCGCATTTCTTCGCGGCCTCGCCCAACCACACGGCGGCCTTCCACCTGTTCGACCGGCTGGTGAACCGCACCGCCAAGGCGGGCATCGAGCCGTGCCTTGCGGAATCCTGGACCGCGGTTTCCGACACCGTGTGGGAATTCAAGCTGCGGCCCAACGTGACGTGGCACGACGGCCAGCCCTTCACGGCGGACGACGTGGTCTTCACCTACACCCGCGCCCGCAACGTGCCGAACAGCCCGGGCGGCTTCGGCTCCTACCTCAACGCCGTGAAGACGGCCGAGGCGGTGGAGCCGCTGCTGCTGCGCATCACCACCCACAGCCCGGCGCCGGTGCTGCCGCGCCAGCTTTCCTCCGTGCACATCGTGTCCCGCCACGTGGGCGAGGGCGCGACCACGGCGGACTACAACAGCGGCAAGGCGGCCATCGGCACGGGCCCCTACAAGTTCACCCGCTACGTGCCGGGCGACCGCTTCGAGGTCGCGCGCAACGACGCGTGGTGGGGCCCGAAGCAGGACTGGGAGCGGGTGGTGATCCGCCACGTCTCCGCCCCGCCCGCGCGCGTCGCGGCGCTGCTGTCGGGCGAGGTGGCGCTGATCGACACGCCGCCGGCCAGCGACCTGCCGCGCCTGCGCTCGGCCCCCAACATCGACATGGTGCAGACCCAGGGGCTGCGCGTCATTTACCTCGGCCCCGACTTCAGCCACCCCGAGAACCCGCCCGAGGTGACGGACATCGACGGCAAGCCCTTCGGCAAGAGCCCGCTGCTGGACCGCCGCGTGCGGCAGGCCCTCAGCGTCTCGATCAACCGCTCGGCGATCGCCGAGCGCGTCATGCTCGGCATGGCCAGCCCCACCGGCCAGTGGCTCGCCCCCGGCACCTTCGGCTTTGCCCCGGACGTGAAGCCCCCCGCCTTCGACCCGGACCGCGCCAAGGCACTGCTGGCCGAGGCCGGGTTCCCGCGCGGCTTCCGCATCACCATCCGCACGCCCAACGACCGCTACCCCAACGACGCCGCCACCGCCCAGGCCGTGGCGCAGATGTGGACCCGCGTCGGCATCCAAACCAAGGTCGAGGCCATGCCCTGGAGCGCCTACGTGCCCCGTGCCGCCGGCCAGGAATACTCGATGTGCCTGTGGGGCTGGGGCAGCGGCACCGGCGAGGGCAGCAACGTCCTGAACGGCGTGATCGGCACCTATGACAAGGAAAAGGGACGCGGCGCCAGCAACGACGGCCGCTACTCCAACCCCGAGCTGGACGCGCTGACCGAGCGCGCGCTGTCGACCATCGACGACGCGGCGCGCGAGAAGCTGATCCAGCAAGGCGTGGCGATGGCGGCGGAGGACCTGCCGATCATCCCGCTGTTCATGCTGACCAACGCCTGGGCGCTGCAGAAGGGCCTGACCTACGAGGCGCGGGCGGACGAGCTGACGCTGGCGATGGGCGTGAAGCGGGTCTGAAGGGGCAGGAAGGCTGGGGGAATGAATTCCCCCCGCAAACGTATACGTTTGCGCCCCTTCTTTTTCTGTCTGTCCGCGAGCCGGAAAGGTGAGTGCGCCGAGGGTCGTTGACCCTCGGCGACTGAGGGTCCGGCACCTGCGGTGTCGTTCATAATGCTACACGCGCTGGTTGGCCGGCAGCGCCAACTGACAAAAAGAAGATGGGGGTTCGGGGGAATTCCTTCCCCCGACCTTGCTTAATGCCCCTTCGCCATATCGAACGGCGGCGCCACGCCTTTCGGGATCGGGAAGACGCTCGGCGCATCCGCCGTGCGCGCCGCGTGCTCGGCCTTCGCCGCCGCCACCGCCTCGGGCCGCGCGAACAGGTCCGCGGCCGTGCCGGCCATTACCTTGGCCACGTGCTCCAGGCCCTTGTGCGCGGCACCCGCCTTGCCCTGCGCCACGATCTGCCAGGAATGCCCGGCGGTGCCCACCGCATGCGTGGCGCCGCGCGCCTGCACCGTCGGCACCTTCCAGGACACCGAACCGACATCGGTGGAGCCGACGCCCTGGCTCAGCGGCCGGTCCAGCGGCATCAGCCGCTCGGCCAGGGCCTCGTCCTTCACGGGCGGGATGCCGCCGCGGCGATAAGCGGCGGCGATATCCTCGGCCGACAGCGTCGCCTGGATCTGCTTGGCGAAATCATGGTCCTCCGGCGCGAAGCGCGGCGGGCCGAGGCGCTGGAAGTTCGCCTCCATCAGCTCCTCCAGCGGCCGGTTGCCGACCAGTTCGGCATCGGCCGACAGCACCCGCTCCGCCACCTGCGTCTCGGTCATCAGCGCCGCACCCTGGGCGATCTTCTTGACTCGCTCCAGCAGCTCCAGCACCTCGGTCATCCGCAGCGCCCGGATCAGGTAGCGCACCCGCGCCTGCCCCTGCACCACGTTGGGCGCGATGCCGCCGGCATCCTGGATGGCGTAGTGGATGCGCGCGTGGCTCGGCATGTGCTCGCGCAGGTAGTTCACGCCGACATTCATCAGCTCCACCGCGTCCAGCGCGGAGCGGCCCAGATGCGGCGCGGCGGCGGCGTGCGAGGAGCGGCCCGTGAAGGCGAAGTCCGCCTCCAGGCAGGCCAGCGAATAGGCCTGGTTCACGCCCGAGAAATGCGACGGATGCCAGCAGATCGCGACGTCCACGTCATCGAACGCCCCGTCGCGCACCATGAAGCCCTTGGCCGAGCCGCCTTCCTCGGCGGGGCAGCCGTAGTAGCGCACGCGGCCCTTCAGCCCGTTCGCCGCCAGCCAGTCCTTCACCGCCGCCGCCGCCAGCAGCGAGGCGGAACCCAGCATGTTGTGCCCGCAGCCATGCCCGTGCCCACCCGCCTCGACGGGGCGATGCTCCGCCACGCCGGCCTCCTGGCTCAGCCCCGGCAGCGCATCGTATTCACCGAGGATCGCGATCACCGGCCCGCCCTCGCCCGCCTCGCCCATCACGGCGGTCGGGATGCCAGTGACGTTCTCCGTCACCCGGAACCCCTCCTTCTCCAGCATCGCCTTGTGCTCGGCGGCGGAACGGTGCTCCCCATAGTTCAGCTCGGGCATCGACCAGACGCGGTCGCTCAGCGCGAAGTAATCCTCGCGCCGCTGCTCGACTTCCTGCCAGATCCGCTCGGCATTGGTGCCCTGGGTCATGGGTGACGCGCTCCCTCGTTGGTTCCGGGAGTTTTAGGTCCGGCGGCGGGCGAGGGAAAAGGAAGGTCGGGGAAAGAATTCCCCGAACCCCATCTTTTTTCTGTCAGTTTGGCGTCGGGCGTTAAGGATCGGGAACAGCACTACTGGAACTGGTCCATCAGTCGCCGAGGGTCTCGGACCCTCGGCACACCCAGCCTCGCCACGGCCGGGAATCAGAAAAAAGACGGGGCGCAAACGTATACGTTTGCGGGGGGGGGTGGGGGAATTCATTCCCCCCGGTCTTGGCTTCAGTCGTCGTCGCTCCGCCGCGCCAGCACCTCGCGCTTGCCGACATGGTTGGCCGGCCCGACCACGCCTTCTTTCTCCATCTGCTCAATCAGCTTGGCCGCGCGGTTGTAGCCGATGGACAGGTGGCGCTGGATAAAGGAGGTGGAGGCCTTGCCTTCGCGGGTGACCAGGGCCACCGCCTGGTCGAACAGCCCCTTCTCGCCGTCGGACGCGGCGGCGATGCCGGACAGGCCGGAGTCGCCTTCCTCGTCCTCGGTTTCGGTGACTTCCTCGATATAGGCGGGCTCGCCCTGCTCGCGCAGGAAGTCCACCACGCGCTCCACCTCGGCGTCGGAGACGAAGGGCGCGTGCACGCGGGCCACGCGGCCACCGCCGGCCATGTGCAGCATGTCGCCCTGGCCGAGCAGCTGCTCGGCGCCCATTTCGCCCAGGATGGTGCGGCTGTCGATCTTGCTGGTCACCTGGAAGGAGATGCGGGTCGGGAAGTTGGCCTTGATGGTGCCGGTGATGACGTCCACCGACGGGCGCTGCGTCGCCATGATGACGTGGATGCCGGCGGCGCGCGCCATCTGCGCCAGCCGCTGCACCGCGCCCTCGATCTCCTTGCCGGCGACGATCATCAGATCGGCCATCTCGTCGATGACGACGACAATCATCGGCAGCGGCTCCAGCGCCAGCGGCTGGTCCTCGAAGACCGGGCGGCCGGTGTCGGGGTCGAAGCCGGTCTGCACGCGGCGGCTCAGCACCTCGCCGCGGCTTTGCGCGGCCTGCACCTTCTCGTTGTAGCCGCCGATGTTGCGGACGCCGAGCTGGCTCATCGCCTTGTAGCGGCGCTCCATCTCGCGCACCGTCCACTTCAGCGCGCCGATCGCCTTGGGCGGCTCGGTCACCACCGGCGCCAGCAGGTGCGGGATGCGGTCGTAGACCGAGAGCTCCAGCATCTTGGGGTCGATCATGATGAAGCGGCACTCGTCCGGGCTGAACCGGTAGAGCAGCGACAGGATCATGGTGTTGATGCCGACCGACTTGCCCGAGCCGGTGGTGCCGGCGATCAAGAGGTGCGGCATGCGGGCGAGGTCGGCCACCACCGGCGCGCCGCCGATGTCCTTGCCCAGCGCCAGCGGCAGCTTGCTGTTGTTGGACGCCCAGTCGCCGCTGGCCATCATCTCGGAGAAGTAGACCGTCTCCCGCTTGGCGTTGGGCAGCTCGATGCCGATGACGTTGCGGCCGGGGACGGTGGCGATGCGCACGGCCATGACGCTCATGGAACGGGCGATGTCGTCGGCCAGCCCGATCACGCGGGCGGACTTGGTGCCGGGCGCGGGTTCCAGCTCGTAGAGCGTGACCACCGGGCCGGGGCGGATCTCGACGATGCGGCCGCGCACGCCGTAATCCTCCAGCACCGATTCCAGCAGGCGGGCATTGTCCTGCAGCGCCGATTCGCTGGGGCCGTCGTTGCGGCGGGTGGGCGCCGGCACCAGCAGGTCGAGCGACGGCAGGCGGAAGCGCTCGTGCGGCGCCGGCTGCGGCAGGGCGGCGGCACGGGCCGGCTTGCGCGGCGGCTCGGCGGCCGGCGGGCGGGCGCGGATGGCGGCGGGCACCGGCGCCTCATCCTCGTCCTCGTCTTCCTCGGCCGGGCGGGGCGCCAGGCGGACGGCGGGCGCGGGGCGGCTCGGCACGTCCTCGGCCCGCGGGGCGGGGCCGGCCGGGGCGCGGTTCAGGGTGGGGGCGCGGCGGGCGGCGGGGGGCGCCTGCCCGGCGGCGGCGTCGGCGGCGCGCAGCATGGCCGAAAGCGCCGGCGACGGCACTTCCCGGTTGCGCGACAGCAGGCCGCCCACGGCGCTGCCCACCGAGCGGAACGGCGCGGCCAGGCGCTGCGCGGCGCTGGGCCCCGCGTCCTGCTCCGCTTCCGGCTCGGCGGCCCAGCTGGGCCGGGGCGGCACGGCGGGGCGGCGCAGCAGGCTGGCGGTCATGTCGGCACCGCCGCGCGCGGCGCGCCCGGCGCTGCGGCCCATGTGCAGCCAGGCCAGCAACGGCACGCCGATGGCGGCAAAGGACAGCGAGCCCGCCAGCGCGACCACGACCACTTCCGCGCCGAGCCGACCGCCCTGCCCGAGCAGCGAGCCGCCCAGGCCCAGCGCCCAGCCCGCCACCAGTTCACCCAGCGCGCCACCGGGCCCGGCCAGGGTCGGGCCGCTTTGCGCGCCGACCGGCAGCAGGTGCAGCGCGCCCGCCAGCGCCGGCAACGCCAGCAGCACCGCGACCACCCGCCCGGCGAAGGGCGCCAGCCCCTTGTGCGTCGCCAGCCGCCACGCCCAGCCGAGCGCCACGGCCGATGGCAGCATGGCCGCCCAGCCGAAGCCCTGCAGCAGCAGGTCCGACACCACCGCGCCCATCGGCCCAGCCAGGTTGGTGACGGGGCGGTTGGCCGCCGTGGACATGGAAGGGTCGGCCGGGTTGTAGGTGACCAGCGCCACCAGCAGCGCGCCGCCGGCCAGCGCCAGCGCCAGCCCCGCCAGCTCGGCGCCCCGTCGCCGCAGCGCGGACTTGACGGCGGGCGAAGCGAACTTCCGGGCCCCGGCGGCCAGGCGGCCACCGGATGAAGAGGGAACGGGACGGTCGGCAAGGGCGCGGGACATGGGCCTCGGTCGTGTGCTGCTGAGCTACGGCCTCAGGCTAGCATGACAAAGGCTTGGAACAGAACGCATAACGTGCAGAGACAAGGGGTTGTTGCAACCGCGTGCCGGACGGGCGGCAGACGCCCCGCGCCCCCCTCCCCTGCCCCGGCCGCGCCGGCACCGGATCCCGGCTCGCCTCGGCGGCCAGGGGGTGGACCGCAGCACGGCGCGGCCCTTGCCGGCCGGCGCACCATGCCGGGCCGGTTCGCTTACTCCTTGGCGGGGGCTTCCGCCGGCGGCACCGGCGGGGTGGTGGAGGGCGGGGCCGCCGGGGCCGGCGCGCTGGCCGGCGGCGTGGCCGGCACCGAGTCGCGCGGCGCGGTGGCGGGGCGCTCGGCGGGGGGCCGTTCGACGGCGGCGGGGCGTTCGGCGGCCGGGGCGGCCGGGCGGGCGCTGCCCAGGGGGGCCGGCAGCACCACGATGGTCACGCTGCGCGCTTCGCGGTTCTCGGTGCGGCGGCTGAAGCCGGGGTTGCGCGCCTCGGCCCGGATGCGGTCGCGCGCGATCCTGTGGCCCACCGCCAGCATCTCCGACACTTCCCGCGCGCGGCGGGCGGCAAGTTCCGTGGTGGTGGCCTGGCCGCCTTCGCGCGTGGCATGGCCCAGCACGCAGATGTTGCGGCTGGGGTCGGCCAGGGCCAGGGCGGCGGCGGCGGCCACGGGCGTGCGGGCGGCGGTGGGGGGCCGGGCGCTGCCGGCGGGAAAGGCCACTTCGAAGACGTCGTCCTCCAGCTGCTCGGCGCCGATGCATTTGAAGTCGCGCGGCTGCGCCTGGGCGGTGACGGCAAGGCCGGCCAGCAAGGGAAGGGCGAGAAGCAGGGCGTGGCGCATCATGAAAAGATCCGTCTTGAAGAATGACAGTTATCTCATGAAACGCCGGGGCGGGATGCGGGCAGCGTGGAAAAAGCAAGCCAGGGGAAAGAATTCCCCCACCCCCGTTCCTTTCGCCCGCTTGCGGCGCCAGGAACCTGGGGGGCTTTGGCCGGCTAGGCCGCCGCCGCCAGCACCCCGGCGCCCACCAGCCGCTGCAACAGCGTCGCCGCCTCCACCGCCGGATGCGCGGCCTGCAGTTCCAGCTCCGCCACGTCCGGGCGCGCCAGCAGCCATGCGGCGGCTTCCGCCTCGGGCGGGGTCAGCGGCAGGGTGGCGTTGGGGCCCTTGAGCTGCCATTCGGCGCCGCGCCGCACCGGCTTGGCGCCGGGGCTGAGGATGCGAAAGGCATGGCCCTCGGCGGTGGCCTCGCCGGGCGGCGCGGCGGCGGCCAGGCCGCGCGCGGCCAAAAGGTCGTTGCCGCCGCGGTTCTCGTGGTAGTCGGCCACGAACTTGGCCAGCACCTCCATCACCTTGGGGTCGCGCGTCAGCTCGGACAGCTTCTGCCCCAGTTGGGCGGCGCGGCTGGTCAGCGCGAACTTCGCGGCCGCCGAGCCGTCCTGGCGCGGCAGCGGCTGGCGGAAGGCGGGCTCGTAGATGGCGCGCTCCAGCAGCATGTTCATCAGGTCCATGCCCAGCGGCGCGTGCATGCCATAGGCGATGTGCACCGAGGTCGGCGCCTCGGCCAGCGCGTCGTGGTACCAGCCGCGCGGCAGGTAAAGCAGGTCGCCGGTCTTCACCAGCACCTTGCCGCGCAGCTTGCCGCGGGCGCGGTCGTGGTGCTCCTGCCCCAGGCCCTTGAACACGGGGTGGGCGATCGGCCATTCGGCGCGGCCTTCC includes the following:
- a CDS encoding glycosyltransferase family 4 protein; the protein is MTGQAILEHLVFATVLAGCSALLVRLMIACPILDHPDHRKAHARPTPKGGGVGIVGAFILGMLVLFLTARFARVADTKFIGVILAGVAIAAVALADDVRDFRFVVKLGAQAGAALVAVASGLVVSKVALPWIGVVELGWLGPLLTVFWIVACTNAVNFMDGLDSLVGGVALVAAVVLAVIAATQGGWFIYAACLILAAGIAGFLPFNLPPARIFMGDVGSQFLGFILAVLGVAAAQFDSAQLSFLLVPLLLFALLFDTGFTILRRAWMGERISTPHRTHIYQMAQRGGLPVPAVAALHAGFALLQGGLALGFTELPTWAKPLVILPPLLLQLLWLGYVARRARRAGLSWRAG
- a CDS encoding FkbM family methyltransferase; its protein translation is MNGALRHSLRTYYAPGRAQALDAFHARFLAPGELGFDVGAHVGDRTASFRRLGARALAVEPQPRLARLLRLLFGRDPGVALAQTLVGAEPGEAVLHLNAANPTVATASGAFLAAAAGAPGWDDQRWDGAITLPVTTLDALAGRHGLPDFLKIDVEGFEAAALAGLSRPVRALSFEFTLIQRDVGLQALAAVAALGAYRFNACLGEAMRFALPEPVEAAAMADWLNGLPMRANSGDIYASLEAGRLR
- a CDS encoding VOC family protein; its protein translation is MSGAVLDHVGVCSSRPEALWAAYERLGFLLTPVARQSGPRAPGLPPERLGTGNRCAMLRQGYLELLGLIEPALFDNGLSALLARYEGLHILAFGVADAEAELPRLRRAGMDIPGVAPLQRPLDDAAPDGPLARFSRLPVPAAPEGRLQLIQHHTPELLWQERWLTHPNRAVALEQAILAVPAPAETAARLSRLTGGVLQPDPAGGFALPLGTGSLRILPPEALDAVLPGVVPPALPFIAGFVVRTDDGNRAAAHRLAGMATGKAPGGGILVPPALAGGAALVFRG
- a CDS encoding glutathione S-transferase, whose amino-acid sequence is MADGRLVIGTKMYSSWSLRGWLAVHLAKLDVEEVLIPLAGGATSSIKDATPAGLVPYLEHQGAKVWESLAILEYCAEFAPHLWPADRRARAQARSIAAEMHAGFRALRMAMPMTILNTRDGSTAPPEALADIARIDAIWRDALAASGGPFLFGAEFGGADVMYAPVVCRFLTWGPEVSAEARAYMAAVRAHPLMQRWYDEAAREPAEWKLAKYEP
- a CDS encoding ABC transporter substrate-binding protein, which translates into the protein MRRRDLARAALALPFAAPALSSTARAQAPAAGGLLNIAIGGGITSIDPHFFAASPNHTAAFHLFDRLVNRTAKAGIEPCLAESWTAVSDTVWEFKLRPNVTWHDGQPFTADDVVFTYTRARNVPNSPGGFGSYLNAVKTAEAVEPLLLRITTHSPAPVLPRQLSSVHIVSRHVGEGATTADYNSGKAAIGTGPYKFTRYVPGDRFEVARNDAWWGPKQDWERVVIRHVSAPPARVAALLSGEVALIDTPPASDLPRLRSAPNIDMVQTQGLRVIYLGPDFSHPENPPEVTDIDGKPFGKSPLLDRRVRQALSVSINRSAIAERVMLGMASPTGQWLAPGTFGFAPDVKPPAFDPDRAKALLAEAGFPRGFRITIRTPNDRYPNDAATAQAVAQMWTRVGIQTKVEAMPWSAYVPRAAGQEYSMCLWGWGSGTGEGSNVLNGVIGTYDKEKGRGASNDGRYSNPELDALTERALSTIDDAAREKLIQQGVAMAAEDLPIIPLFMLTNAWALQKGLTYEARADELTLAMGVKRV
- a CDS encoding amidohydrolase, encoding MTQGTNAERIWQEVEQRREDYFALSDRVWSMPELNYGEHRSAAEHKAMLEKEGFRVTENVTGIPTAVMGEAGEGGPVIAILGEYDALPGLSQEAGVAEHRPVEAGGHGHGCGHNMLGSASLLAAAAVKDWLAANGLKGRVRYYGCPAEEGGSAKGFMVRDGAFDDVDVAICWHPSHFSGVNQAYSLACLEADFAFTGRSSHAAAAPHLGRSALDAVELMNVGVNYLREHMPSHARIHYAIQDAGGIAPNVVQGQARVRYLIRALRMTEVLELLERVKKIAQGAALMTETQVAERVLSADAELVGNRPLEELMEANFQRLGPPRFAPEDHDFAKQIQATLSAEDIAAAYRRGGIPPVKDEALAERLMPLDRPLSQGVGSTDVGSVSWKVPTVQARGATHAVGTAGHSWQIVAQGKAGAAHKGLEHVAKVMAGTAADLFARPEAVAAAKAEHAARTADAPSVFPIPKGVAPPFDMAKGH
- a CDS encoding FtsK/SpoIIIE family DNA translocase — protein: MSRALADRPVPSSSGGRLAAGARKFASPAVKSALRRRGAELAGLALALAGGALLVALVTYNPADPSMSTAANRPVTNLAGPMGAVVSDLLLQGFGWAAMLPSAVALGWAWRLATHKGLAPFAGRVVAVLLALPALAGALHLLPVGAQSGPTLAGPGGALGELVAGWALGLGGSLLGQGGRLGAEVVVVALAGSLSFAAIGVPLLAWLHMGRSAGRAARGGADMTASLLRRPAVPPRPSWAAEPEAEQDAGPSAAQRLAAPFRSVGSAVGGLLSRNREVPSPALSAMLRAADAAAGQAPPAARRAPTLNRAPAGPAPRAEDVPSRPAPAVRLAPRPAEEDEDEDEAPVPAAIRARPPAAEPPRKPARAAALPQPAPHERFRLPSLDLLVPAPTRRNDGPSESALQDNARLLESVLEDYGVRGRIVEIRPGPVVTLYELEPAPGTKSARVIGLADDIARSMSVMAVRIATVPGRNVIGIELPNAKRETVYFSEMMASGDWASNNSKLPLALGKDIGGAPVVADLARMPHLLIAGTTGSGKSVGINTMILSLLYRFSPDECRFIMIDPKMLELSVYDRIPHLLAPVVTEPPKAIGALKWTVREMERRYKAMSQLGVRNIGGYNEKVQAAQSRGEVLSRRVQTGFDPDTGRPVFEDQPLALEPLPMIVVVIDEMADLMIVAGKEIEGAVQRLAQMARAAGIHVIMATQRPSVDVITGTIKANFPTRISFQVTSKIDSRTILGEMGAEQLLGQGDMLHMAGGGRVARVHAPFVSDAEVERVVDFLREQGEPAYIEEVTETEDEEGDSGLSGIAAASDGEKGLFDQAVALVTREGKASTSFIQRHLSIGYNRAAKLIEQMEKEGVVGPANHVGKREVLARRSDDD
- a CDS encoding OmpA family protein, with the translated sequence MMRHALLLALPLLAGLAVTAQAQPRDFKCIGAEQLEDDVFEVAFPAGSARPPTAARTPVAAAAALALADPSRNICVLGHATREGGQATTTELAARRAREVSEMLAVGHRIARDRIRAEARNPGFSRRTENREARSVTIVVLPAPLGSARPAAPAAERPAAVERPPAERPATAPRDSVPATPPASAPAPAAPPSTTPPVPPAEAPAKE
- a CDS encoding cupin domain-containing protein, translated to MSMTLAELLAPITPEQFFAEYYDKQPLHIPGSPGKFAQVLSWRGINRLLDMTHVWSSQSLKLVREGVAVPPEQYCTRATSRDGAPVMQPNAAMVAQWIGRGASVVMNDVDSLSPGLAGVSDALEAAGLGKAQANVYISWQSHKAFHSHFDTHDVWAVQVEGEKYWNVWEGRAEWPIAHPVFKGLGQEHHDRARGKLRGKVLVKTGDLLYLPRGWYHDALAEAPTSVHIAYGMHAPLGMDLMNMLLERAIYEPAFRQPLPRQDGSAAAKFALTSRAAQLGQKLSELTRDPKVMEVLAKFVADYHENRGGNDLLAARGLAAAAPPGEATAEGHAFRILSPGAKPVRRGAEWQLKGPNATLPLTPPEAEAAAWLLARPDVAELELQAAHPAVEAATLLQRLVGAGVLAAAA